In Nitrospira sp., the following are encoded in one genomic region:
- a CDS encoding type II toxin-antitoxin system VapC family toxin, whose product MASSVYVETSVISYYAGRPSRDIVTAARQAITQEWWNETRGRYEIYISVLVVEEAKAGDVVAAQRRLDAISGLPILEINDAAESLARRLIEMGLISETSAEDALHIALATVHAMDFLLTWNFRHINNAEAKVRIGAAIEVLGYECPIICSPEELGGIES is encoded by the coding sequence ATGGCATCTTCAGTTTACGTAGAAACGTCTGTGATCAGCTACTACGCGGGAAGACCGAGCCGGGATATTGTTACTGCGGCTCGACAAGCCATCACTCAGGAGTGGTGGAATGAGACGAGAGGGCGCTATGAGATCTACATTTCCGTCCTGGTAGTGGAGGAAGCCAAAGCGGGTGATGTCGTTGCAGCGCAAAGGCGGTTGGACGCTATATCTGGACTGCCGATTCTGGAGATCAACGATGCCGCTGAATCCTTGGCCAGGCGTTTGATCGAAATGGGACTGATTTCCGAAACCAGCGCTGAAGATGCGTTGCATATCGCGTTAGCGACTGTCCATGCAATGGATTTCCTGTTGACATGGAATTTCCGACATATCAACAACGCCGAGGCGAAAGTGCGGATTGGAGCTGCAATTGAGGTGCTAGGCTACGAGTGCCCCATCATCTGCTCACCGGAAGAACTTGGAGGTATCGAGTCATGA
- a CDS encoding type II toxin-antitoxin system VapC family toxin: protein MPQPLALLDTDILSELLKQHPLVVQRARSYLLEHAQLAFSIITRYELLRGLKAKDAHAQEAAFHLLCQGSLILPLTDRIIERAATLYGELYRQGTLLPDADLLIATTALDAERTLVTNNLGHFQRIPQLTIETWKR from the coding sequence ATGCCTCAACCGCTCGCCCTCCTCGACACCGATATTCTGTCCGAACTCTTGAAGCAACATCCGTTGGTCGTCCAGAGAGCCCGAAGCTATTTGCTCGAGCACGCACAGCTCGCTTTTTCGATCATCACGCGGTATGAACTCTTGCGTGGACTGAAGGCAAAAGATGCCCATGCCCAAGAAGCGGCGTTTCACCTCTTATGCCAAGGCAGCCTTATACTACCCCTCACCGACCGGATCATCGAGCGAGCCGCCACACTTTATGGAGAACTGTATCGCCAAGGGACGCTGCTCCCTGACGCCGACCTACTCATCGCAACCACCGCGCTCGATGCGGAACGCACCCTCGTCACAAACAACCTCGGGCACTTTCAGCGCATTCCACAACTGACGATTGAAACCTGGAAACGGTAA
- a CDS encoding antitoxin family protein, with product MRQTIKARYHDGVLQPLEPLILEDEAEVQLTLETESTASVDDILQRAARVYQGLTPDEVAQAEAIALNRQAFFREPAA from the coding sequence ATGCGCCAGACCATCAAAGCACGGTATCATGATGGGGTTTTGCAGCCACTGGAGCCATTAATTCTTGAAGACGAGGCGGAAGTGCAGCTCACGTTGGAAACGGAGAGTACAGCGAGTGTTGATGATATTCTGCAACGGGCGGCGCGCGTCTATCAGGGCCTCACCCCTGACGAAGTCGCGCAAGCGGAAGCCATCGCGCTCAACCGGCAAGCGTTCTTCCGTGAGCCTGCCGCCTGA